The Pieris rapae chromosome 16, ilPieRapa1.1, whole genome shotgun sequence genome includes a region encoding these proteins:
- the LOC110991411 gene encoding peptidyl-prolyl cis-trans isomerase, rhodopsin-specific isozyme → MNIRSRISHVLFLNLFVTIYARQFRVTDQVFFDIENEDKPIGRIVVGLFGDLAPKAVNNFKILATKGIKGKSYKGTSFNRIIKRFMIQGGDVVSDDGSGSISIYGEVFDDENLDTQHTNAGFVSMANKGKNTNGCQFIITVKGTPWLDGLHTVVGKVVEGQNIVHVIEHTPTDVDDRPMKRVFIANCGVLQTDPFYISDDPYDLWGWIKASAVPLTMSFSILGFFHWMISKIDF, encoded by the exons atgaATATCCGCTCTAGAATTTCTCACGTTctctttttgaatttatttgtgaCGATCTat GCACGTCAATTCAGAGTTACAGATCAAgtattttttgatattgaaAATGAAGATAAACCCATTGGTAGAATCGTCGTTGGATTGTTTGGTGATTTAGCGCCAAAAGCAgtgaataactttaaaattcttGCGACAAAAGGCATAAAAGGAAAATCGTACAAGGGCACTAGTTTTAATcgaattattaaaagatttatgatTCAAG GTGGTGATGTTGTGTCTGATGATGGTAGTGGTTCAATAAGTATTTACGGAGAAGTTTTTGATGATGAAAATCTAGATACACAACACACCAACGCAGGTTTTGTATCTATGGCTAATAAAG GTAAAAATACAAACGGTTGTCAATTCATTATAACCGTTAAAGGTACACCTTGGCTTGACGGCTTACATACAGTTGTTGGAAAa GTCGTTGAAGGTCAAAATATCGTTCATGTGATAGAACATACACCCACGGATGTTGATGATCGTCCAATGAAGCGTGTGTTTATAGCAAATTGTGGCGTGTTACAGACCGATCCATTCTACATCTCTGATGATCCATACGA CTTGTGGGGATGGATCAAGGCCTCTGCTGTGCCACTTACGATGTCATTTTCGATTCTCGGCTTCTTTCATTGGATGATATCAAAAATAGatttctga
- the LOC123689857 gene encoding enhancer of yellow 2 transcription factor-like, which yields MTVNNTIAHQRLILSGDRERFKELLRKRLIECGWRDQVRMLCRDVVKENDTNNITFDTLVSRVTPRARAIVPDTVKKELLQKIKTHLLTQKDQ from the exons atgactGTAAACAATACTATTGCTCATCAGCGCTTAATTCTTAGTGGTGATCGCGAaag ATTTAAGGAATTACTACGGAAGAGGCTAATTGAATGTGGTTGGAGGGATCAAGTTCGAATGCTTTGTCGAGATGTAGTCAAAGAAAATGATACAAACAACATAACGTTTGATACGTTGGTTTCAAGAGTTACACCTCGGGCTAGAGCAATTGTGCCGGATACTGTTAAAAAAGAGCTATTACAGAAAATCAAAACACATTTACTTACCCAGAAAGATcagtaa